In Haloarcula salinisoli, one genomic interval encodes:
- a CDS encoding protein kinase domain-containing protein, producing MTSERDPRALVAEVLTATDVDRDHVPRLLDLLDAGDRQVRLGAATALCVVADEHPGDVASLVGQLAARADESLAATLALEYVADRYPQVVEDRLDQWASTVEPTHRVDRSTPTRGGSDGRDVGRTRIAGEGADDDGRQVYTDDGDDEKQPQADDEDGNTIGQRPQAADAEWRSLVEYESRFDRLSILAPRERRRYGDTYRTLGVVDETEYAVGLRLLDSPAEGDGAFAAQLATRLEEWAAVADVDNVVTLYDWKADPRLWLATEYTAETLADQGRFPPAEAAWHAERLAAAVSTLHERGVVHAGIDADAVAYYGNVIEEGDRQPPLLDNLGLLSVYRHQFDPAQFLDPRYAAPEYYQRRFGRIDHATDIYGLGAVCYRLFTGKAPYTGAFDAVRDEVLSSGPPDPSAVADVPPAVDDIVGKAMARRKLARYETAAHLRQELRSLRGDDA from the coding sequence ATGACCTCGGAGAGAGACCCCCGTGCGCTCGTCGCCGAGGTCCTCACCGCGACCGACGTGGACCGCGACCACGTCCCGCGGCTGCTCGACCTCCTCGACGCCGGTGACCGACAGGTCCGCCTGGGTGCGGCGACGGCACTGTGTGTCGTCGCGGACGAACATCCCGGTGACGTGGCCTCGCTGGTCGGGCAACTCGCGGCCCGCGCCGACGAGAGTCTGGCCGCCACGCTCGCACTCGAGTACGTCGCCGACCGCTATCCCCAGGTCGTCGAGGACCGGTTGGACCAGTGGGCGTCGACCGTCGAACCCACCCACCGTGTCGACCGGTCGACGCCTACCCGGGGCGGGTCCGACGGACGGGACGTCGGGCGGACCAGGATTGCCGGCGAAGGGGCCGACGACGACGGCCGGCAGGTGTACACCGACGACGGGGACGACGAGAAGCAGCCCCAGGCGGACGACGAGGACGGCAACACCATCGGGCAGCGGCCCCAGGCGGCCGACGCCGAGTGGCGCTCGCTCGTGGAGTACGAGAGCCGGTTCGACCGCCTCTCGATACTGGCCCCGCGCGAGCGCCGCCGCTACGGCGACACCTACCGGACGCTGGGCGTAGTCGACGAGACCGAGTACGCCGTCGGCCTGCGGCTACTCGACAGCCCGGCGGAGGGCGACGGGGCCTTCGCCGCCCAGCTGGCGACCCGGCTGGAAGAGTGGGCGGCCGTCGCCGACGTGGACAACGTCGTGACGCTGTACGACTGGAAAGCCGACCCGCGGCTGTGGCTGGCGACCGAGTACACGGCGGAGACGCTGGCCGACCAGGGTCGGTTCCCGCCGGCCGAGGCTGCCTGGCACGCCGAGCGGCTCGCGGCGGCGGTCTCGACACTCCACGAGCGCGGGGTTGTCCACGCCGGCATCGACGCCGACGCGGTCGCCTACTACGGGAACGTCATCGAGGAGGGCGACAGGCAGCCGCCGCTGCTCGACAACCTCGGGCTACTGTCGGTGTACCGCCACCAGTTCGACCCGGCACAGTTTCTCGACCCCCGGTACGCCGCCCCGGAGTACTACCAGCGGCGCTTCGGTCGCATCGACCACGCCACCGACATCTACGGGCTCGGTGCGGTGTGTTACCGACTGTTCACCGGGAAGGCCCCGTACACCGGCGCGTTCGACGCGGTCCGCGACGAGGTCCTCTCGTCGGGCCCACCGGACCCCTCCGCCGTCGCGGACGTCCCGCCCGCCGTCGACGATATCGTCGGCAAGGCGATGGCCCGGCGGAAACTCGCCCGCTACGAGACGGCTGCCCACCTCCGGCAGGAGCTCCGGAGCCTGCGAGGTGACGATGCGTAG
- a CDS encoding methyl-accepting chemotaxis protein codes for MSKDRDSPLPSVVGDSYAARLGVALAFAIVVVVAFGALISAQASATLAEDVERDTTALSDTQAAQLDGWLTTARRDVRTTSRLPVFADGSQSAVQDRLTGLVANEEVPPDVVAVHYVNTSSGTITASSNEQFVGVNATEQGAAFATDPPEFSGPDDTHVTDPFSVSVVDHPIIAVVSPVAGAENRAIVYMTDLEARAESISNQREGSYTTVVNGDGEFIAHPNTSRIGSSAPVASGADDPVSSLDSGQSTFVETDETLLGISRLESHDWSVMVHADRAQAYALSDQINSDLVGLILLAVINLGLVGVTIGGSTIASLRRLSSKAEAMAGGDLEVDLETARSDEFGTLYGAFDNMRTNLRSKISDAEAAREEAESAKQSAEAAREEAEQARTEVEAERNEMEALSSHLELKAAEYSTTLESAADGDLTARVDTDSMSDAMADVGREINATLDALAGTIADMQDFADNVMGASDRVETNAERVGMASQQVSQSIEEIFEGATEQSERLQEGSAEMDNLSATAEEVAASAQEVANTSQSAAEVGEDGREAAQDAISEMSAIDEETAETVSEINALEDDLEEIGDIVSVITNIVEQTNMLALNASIEAAHADKDGDGFAVVADEIKGLAEETKAAAADIEDRIERIQSQAGDTVDTIESTSERISEGVETVEETVDALETIVEYTEEVDTGIQEIDRATEEQARTAQDVQATIDELSTISQQTAAEADTVAGAADDQAASIETVTDSAQDLRARAEDLESVLEQFEVDEAGLDDTSEAAAAGDD; via the coding sequence ATGTCAAAAGACCGAGATTCGCCGCTGCCGAGCGTCGTCGGCGACAGTTACGCCGCACGGCTCGGCGTCGCCCTCGCGTTCGCCATCGTCGTCGTCGTCGCCTTCGGTGCCCTCATCAGTGCCCAGGCGTCCGCGACACTCGCGGAGGACGTCGAGCGCGACACGACGGCGCTCTCAGACACACAGGCGGCACAACTAGACGGATGGCTGACGACGGCCCGCCGGGACGTCCGAACGACCTCGCGTCTCCCCGTCTTCGCTGACGGCTCGCAGTCGGCCGTTCAGGACAGACTGACGGGCCTCGTGGCGAACGAGGAGGTGCCGCCGGACGTCGTGGCGGTCCACTACGTCAACACTTCGAGCGGAACCATCACTGCCAGCTCGAACGAGCAGTTCGTCGGCGTCAACGCCACGGAACAGGGCGCAGCCTTCGCGACTGACCCGCCCGAGTTCAGCGGGCCCGACGACACCCACGTCACCGACCCGTTCTCGGTGTCCGTCGTCGACCACCCGATAATCGCCGTCGTCTCGCCGGTGGCCGGGGCCGAGAACCGCGCCATCGTCTACATGACCGACCTCGAAGCGCGGGCCGAGTCGATATCTAACCAGCGCGAGGGGTCCTACACGACAGTCGTCAACGGGGACGGCGAGTTCATCGCCCACCCGAACACCTCGCGTATCGGCTCTAGCGCACCGGTCGCGTCGGGCGCGGACGACCCGGTGAGCTCACTCGACAGCGGCCAGAGTACGTTCGTCGAGACCGACGAGACGCTGCTGGGAATCTCCCGGCTCGAGAGCCACGACTGGTCGGTGATGGTCCACGCCGACCGGGCCCAGGCCTACGCCCTCTCGGACCAGATTAACTCCGACCTCGTGGGGCTCATCCTGCTTGCGGTCATCAACCTCGGGCTGGTCGGGGTGACCATCGGCGGCAGCACAATCGCCTCGCTGCGCCGACTCTCCTCGAAGGCAGAGGCGATGGCCGGCGGTGACCTCGAGGTCGACCTCGAAACCGCTCGGTCGGACGAGTTCGGCACGCTGTACGGCGCCTTCGACAATATGCGGACGAACCTCCGGTCGAAGATATCCGACGCGGAAGCCGCCCGTGAGGAGGCGGAGTCGGCGAAACAATCGGCCGAAGCCGCCAGGGAGGAGGCCGAGCAGGCACGGACGGAGGTCGAGGCCGAGCGCAACGAGATGGAGGCCCTCTCGAGTCACCTCGAACTGAAAGCAGCGGAGTACTCCACCACGCTGGAATCGGCCGCTGACGGTGACCTCACCGCTCGCGTCGACACCGATAGCATGAGCGATGCGATGGCCGACGTCGGCCGGGAGATCAACGCGACCCTCGACGCGCTCGCTGGCACTATCGCCGATATGCAGGACTTCGCCGACAACGTGATGGGGGCCAGCGACCGGGTCGAGACCAACGCCGAGCGCGTCGGAATGGCGAGCCAGCAGGTCTCACAGTCCATCGAGGAGATATTCGAGGGTGCGACCGAGCAGAGCGAGCGCCTCCAGGAGGGGTCGGCCGAGATGGACAACCTCTCGGCGACCGCCGAGGAGGTAGCTGCCTCGGCCCAGGAGGTCGCGAACACGTCCCAGTCGGCCGCCGAAGTCGGCGAGGACGGCCGCGAAGCCGCTCAGGACGCCATCAGTGAGATGAGCGCCATCGACGAGGAGACCGCCGAGACGGTGAGCGAAATCAACGCTCTGGAGGACGACTTAGAGGAGATCGGTGACATCGTGAGCGTCATCACGAACATCGTCGAGCAGACGAACATGCTGGCGCTGAACGCCTCTATCGAGGCCGCACACGCCGACAAGGACGGCGACGGGTTCGCGGTCGTCGCCGACGAGATAAAGGGACTCGCCGAGGAGACGAAAGCCGCCGCCGCGGACATCGAGGACCGCATCGAGCGCATCCAGTCCCAGGCCGGCGACACCGTCGACACCATCGAGTCGACGAGCGAACGCATCTCCGAGGGGGTCGAGACCGTCGAGGAGACCGTCGACGCCCTGGAGACCATCGTCGAGTACACCGAGGAGGTCGATACCGGCATTCAGGAGATAGACCGCGCAACTGAGGAACAGGCCCGAACCGCACAGGACGTGCAGGCGACAATCGACGAGCTGAGCACCATCTCCCAGCAGACGGCGGCAGAGGCCGACACGGTCGCCGGCGCGGCCGACGACCAGGCGGCCTCCATCGAGACGGTGACCGACTCGGCCCAGGACTTGCGCGCCCGCGCAGAGGACCTCGAATCCGTCCTCGAACAGTTCGAGGTCGACGAGGCCGGGCTGGACGACACGAGCGAGGCGGCCGCTGCGGGGGACGACTGA
- a CDS encoding bacteriorhodopsin has translation MATITTWFTLGLLGELLGTALLAYGYRLVPEATRKRYLLLVAIPGIAIFAYLLLVLGIGAIDGGGHTVYVVRYVDWLLTTPINVLYLGLLANANREAIGKLVGLQALTIVFGFAGAVASGALAYALFALGAAAFAGVVYLLYYDVADAAVASLSDVEASLYRTLRNFVVVLWSVYPVVWLLGAAGVGLMDVETASLVIVYLDVVTKVGFGIIALNAWLTIDSVTTADGSSVAAD, from the coding sequence ATGGCTACGATAACGACCTGGTTCACGCTGGGACTGCTCGGTGAACTGCTCGGGACCGCGCTGCTGGCCTATGGGTACCGGCTGGTCCCCGAAGCGACGCGGAAACGGTATCTCCTGCTGGTCGCGATTCCCGGCATCGCCATTTTCGCGTATCTCCTCTTGGTTCTCGGTATCGGCGCCATCGACGGCGGCGGCCACACTGTCTACGTGGTCCGGTACGTCGACTGGCTACTGACGACGCCGATAAACGTCCTCTATCTGGGGCTGCTCGCCAACGCGAACCGCGAGGCCATCGGCAAACTGGTCGGCCTCCAGGCGCTCACCATCGTCTTTGGCTTCGCCGGCGCGGTCGCCAGTGGGGCGCTCGCATACGCCCTGTTCGCGCTCGGGGCCGCGGCCTTCGCCGGTGTCGTCTACCTGCTGTACTACGATGTGGCCGATGCGGCCGTCGCCTCGCTCTCGGACGTGGAGGCCAGCCTCTACCGCACACTCAGGAACTTCGTCGTCGTCCTCTGGTCGGTCTACCCCGTCGTCTGGCTGCTCGGCGCCGCGGGTGTCGGCCTGATGGACGTCGAGACGGCCTCGCTCGTCATCGTCTACCTGGACGTGGTGACGAAGGTCGGGTTCGGAATCATCGCACTCAACGCGTGGCTGACGATAGACAGCGTCACGACTGCCGACGGCAGTAGCGTCGCGGCAGACTGA
- a CDS encoding carbohydrate-binding protein, with product MFARRDFLRAAGAGVAIGSGLGVGAGLSTASVGFGDGVNLQPSYFCDGTQDLGWGLLADHPEIETVRIEIEPPSWGETSADLADARRWLDEAADNGLQVVATCHHYPNNGSNSKEDLLDAAQWWVDNYDYLAANSSFVVNLHNEWGNHETTREEFSGAYNEAVSTVRSGTDYTGPIVIDIPGWGQAYQVGADASASLDDDNLILSAHIYPSAWNDDQGRWVKTSDVEYMDENSDYPCIVGEFGSRRDGEADWSALVDRAASLGWPVLGWAWNGDGEDMNMTSPYWGDDCGSESYEKTDYFDVVYDKLGQGDPEQRPYEGPHAVPGRVAAEDFDIGGAGVAYSDGTEGTTGEPYRPEESVDLEAASENGYNICDVESGEWWEYTVEVAETGAYELRARVASEDEYDVVGFSVAVDGDRVASTSFDGTGGWQRYTTVSAGEIQLGAGECVLRIRAEEPYWNLNWFELEEAEPHPDADETVTVAPDGAREFSPATLQIEPGTVVAFEWDADGHTLSVDAQPDGAEWAGVDGTQSAGHSHTHTFDVAGTYEYSCRPHRSEMQGTVTVAPGDDDEAVSMATALDEDDDGEIDDAEILDAVDYWHDEAPVPGTDGRTIDDQTLLELVERWQNGGGT from the coding sequence ATGTTCGCGCGACGCGACTTCCTCAGAGCGGCTGGCGCTGGTGTGGCTATCGGGTCCGGGCTGGGCGTCGGTGCCGGTCTCTCGACCGCGTCGGTCGGGTTCGGCGACGGCGTCAACCTCCAGCCGTCGTACTTCTGTGACGGGACTCAGGACCTCGGCTGGGGCCTGTTGGCCGACCACCCCGAGATAGAGACGGTCCGGATAGAAATAGAACCGCCGTCGTGGGGGGAGACGTCGGCCGACCTCGCCGACGCCAGACGGTGGCTAGACGAGGCCGCCGACAACGGGCTCCAGGTCGTCGCGACCTGCCACCACTACCCGAACAACGGGTCCAACAGCAAGGAGGACCTGCTGGACGCCGCCCAGTGGTGGGTCGACAACTACGACTATCTCGCTGCGAACTCCTCGTTCGTCGTCAACCTCCACAACGAGTGGGGCAACCACGAGACGACCCGCGAGGAGTTTTCCGGGGCGTACAACGAGGCCGTCTCGACGGTCCGGTCCGGCACCGACTACACCGGGCCAATCGTGATCGACATCCCCGGCTGGGGACAGGCGTACCAGGTCGGCGCGGACGCGTCCGCGTCGCTCGACGACGACAACCTCATCCTCTCGGCCCACATCTACCCCAGCGCCTGGAACGACGACCAGGGACGCTGGGTGAAAACGAGCGACGTCGAGTACATGGACGAGAACAGCGACTACCCCTGTATCGTCGGCGAGTTCGGCAGCCGCCGGGACGGTGAGGCAGACTGGTCGGCGCTGGTCGATCGAGCTGCGTCGCTGGGCTGGCCGGTACTTGGCTGGGCGTGGAACGGCGATGGCGAGGATATGAACATGACCTCGCCGTACTGGGGGGACGACTGCGGGAGCGAGAGCTACGAGAAGACCGACTACTTCGACGTCGTCTACGACAAACTCGGCCAGGGCGACCCCGAACAGCGGCCTTACGAGGGGCCACACGCTGTCCCCGGCCGCGTCGCGGCCGAGGACTTCGACATCGGGGGCGCGGGTGTCGCCTACAGCGACGGCACCGAGGGGACCACCGGCGAGCCCTACCGGCCCGAAGAGAGCGTCGACCTCGAGGCGGCCAGCGAAAACGGCTACAACATCTGTGACGTCGAAAGCGGCGAGTGGTGGGAGTACACGGTGGAGGTGGCCGAGACGGGCGCGTACGAACTCAGGGCGCGTGTGGCATCGGAAGACGAGTACGACGTCGTCGGCTTCTCGGTAGCGGTCGACGGCGACCGCGTAGCGTCGACCTCCTTCGACGGGACCGGCGGCTGGCAGCGCTACACCACCGTCTCCGCCGGCGAAATCCAGCTCGGGGCCGGAGAGTGCGTCCTCCGTATCCGTGCAGAGGAACCGTACTGGAATCTCAACTGGTTCGAACTCGAAGAGGCGGAGCCACATCCCGACGCCGACGAGACGGTGACGGTCGCACCCGACGGCGCCCGCGAGTTCTCGCCGGCGACCCTGCAAATCGAGCCTGGCACCGTGGTCGCCTTCGAGTGGGACGCCGACGGCCACACGCTTTCCGTCGATGCACAGCCCGACGGCGCAGAGTGGGCTGGCGTCGACGGCACCCAGAGCGCCGGCCATAGCCACACGCACACGTTCGACGTCGCGGGAACATACGAGTACTCCTGTCGGCCCCACCGAAGCGAGATGCAGGGGACCGTAACCGTGGCCCCTGGCGACGACGATGAGGCGGTGTCGATGGCGACAGCTCTCGACGAAGACGACGACGGTGAGATAGACGACGCTGAGATTCTAGACGCGGTCGACTACTGGCACGACGAGGCGCCTGTCCCCGGCACCGACGGCCGGACAATCGACGACCAGACGCTGCTCGAACTGGTCGAGCGCTGGCAAAACGGCGGTGGCACGTGA